Within Spinacia oleracea cultivar Varoflay chromosome 4, BTI_SOV_V1, whole genome shotgun sequence, the genomic segment caaaggaattaggaaatgcacacttgtccctaaggacaagtgggagactgaaggaaataatgcccttggtccaagtatgcctttaatgataagtctaataaatgcgattcagtattaattgacaagttaataaattcagtaagatcaagtgagctgaatgcctagctagaggccgcttcagttcaagtgcaattaacgatattaatccacagcttactcttgactgaacccgtagggtcacacaaatagtacgtaaacggatcaagtatttaatggcattaaatacttcatctatggatattcggaatcgacggatcttggtttcagtgggagctaagatcgtcaaaggcaagcaaatgaatactccggaaacgatgatattgccggaaacggaaatatggatcgtatcggaaatataaatattatccaagttgtagaatttgccggaaacggaaacatggtacgtatcggaaaatattattggaaatggaaatattgccggaatcggaaatattgccggaaatggaaatattgtcagcatcggaaatattatcgaaatcgaaaaataattccggaaacggaaatattaaatatttgttcgaaacggaaattaattccggaatcagaaatattaaatattgttcgtatcggaaataaaatccggaatcgagaatttaatcggaagcgtaacgtacgaattaacatcggacgaggcctgccagacgaaggcccagcacgaagccgggccatcgcccagcaagccaaagcgcaacaaacacacgccaagtcTCGACCAGGCCGAGCGCGAagccaaggcccagccaaggcttgggcgcgcatgcggagcaaaggggctgcgacgagttgggccttgcgctgtgccctcggtgtgggccgcaaggcctgcgtgtgggcgtgcggtgcttgtgcgccactcgtgtgtgtgttactcgaatcctaaagctaccgggattcgtcatatgattaaatctaatcctaacagataaagtttatttaaatagagtcctagcaggattctaattaaataaattagtattctaataggattataaatccttttccataacactataaataggtgcctagggtcacatatttacatacaatattgaagtattcaaagggaagattttggagcaaaaatcagccaaacacttgcaacctatttagccgaaaatcctaggaaccttaagggcgattctagttggtcaagcttaaggctgatccggacgtgctgtggactatctacggagggacgacacttggagtcctaaagacttgttcttgtttggttcgggcgcagctagggagggcacgctacaaagtgtatgcacctaaattatgctaaatgattatgtgtaaataatatgtttcctagcattaaggttttcagtatgatttatgttttgtcatatgtatcataacctaactgcGACTACACCTAATTAGCGCCCGCTCATGCTCGTATAAGGACATTTCAGATATATAGCCATTTGTAGAACGGTGCGCCCGCACAAAAGTGAGAAAAGTTGCAGGAAGTTTTGGAATTCTCAAAATCCAGCTTTCTAGAGCGATGCGCCCGCACCGAAAATGGGTGCGCCCGCACAGGCCGAGAGACCCCTATGTGGAAAATTCTCAAGAGCATTCTGTTTGAGGCCAAATTGAAGATTCTAGAGCGGTGCGCCCGCGCCCTTTTTTGGTGCGCCCGCACTGGCCTCCGTAGCTGACCTTTGAAATGGCCATTGAGCCTCACTGCGCCTCTTCACCCCAGAGGCGTGCGCCCATACCAATTTTTGTATGCCCACACCTTCATTGTAACTTTTAGATTTCTGATTTCTCTCACTCATCGGTGTACCCGAACCCGATTTTGGTGCGCCCTCGAAGACCCATATTTGTGTGCTCGCACTGACGTCCATATTTCGTGttttttagtttattttgtaatttttaggaAAGGGTATAAATACCCCCTTTTCACCATTTTGTTTGGGGATCCTTTTTTCGTTCTAATTTTCTGAGTTTTAAAAGTTTTAGATAGAGAAACACTTAGCCTAGGTTTATTGCTCTTCAAGATCAAATCCAAGTGTAGAATCCTTTGAAACTTCTAGAAAATTTCTTTTCCTGAATCTTGTTCTTTCTATTTTGCTCTTCAGATTTTGTTCTCTTTGATTATTGTTGTTGATTTCCTTCATACTTAGAATACTCCAAAAACATGTTTATTTGATTTGTTGATTTTAATTTCGTTtttgtttaattagcatgcttaaTTGTTTGATTTCCATACTTAGATTACTTTTCATTTCCATGGCTCTTGAATAATTGCTTTCTAGTGGTATGGGTGAAGCTTGGGAATTAATTAGGGATTTTTGAAGGGAATTCATAATGatgtttttattaaattttaatttgttgattAGGATTTTTATGTCTAGTtagattagtagttgcaaatgctcaTTCTAGTTAGTTGTTTGAGATGCTTCATGTTAGTTTGTCGGGAAATTGAGAATTAGTATGAAAATGTGGATGAAGTGGTTCTAATTGTTAGTTATCTAGTCTAAGGGTCATGCAAAAGCTCTCCCTCGGATTAGGAAACTTAATGcattctatccgagaggtgacGAATGCAACATTATCTGGTTTTTCCCCTAATCGTCATTTCTTTGCAATATCAAGATATTGAACCTTCATCCTTCCCTAATGAAACCAAGACTATCCCCAATTTCGTAGTTTATTCCATTTGATTTCCCCCTTTAATTAGTTGTTAACTTAGTTTATTGGAATTCCTAATCTCATTTTCCTAAACTAGCTTGCTTGCTAATCTTAATCTCACCGTTCTCATGGGACGATCCCTAAGCTTGCCACTATAGTTGATCTAGTCAGTtcgtttaggtgttttataatttttttttattggatggTTGTTCCTCAACGACACAATAATCGTTTGTCATCTTGGCATCCTTTCTGCAAGGGATGTAATCCGTTATCATTTTCATGCTTCTCGTCTGCAAACGAGCACACTATAGGACACGATTATGTCTAAGACATGTATTTTCTCCTCTAGCTCTTGCTCTTGATGATTTCAATGATTTTTGCAAAGTTAATGCTCTCTTTGTCTTCACTGGCGCTTCTGCCCCCCTGATGATGAAAACTATGGCAAAGTGTTACTTTGGTGTCATTGAGAAAAACCTCGTTGGTAGGTATATGCTTAGGGCCGAAGACTGGTTGTTGTTAtcagttgtatctgttccacaACATTTTTTGTTTACTATCCCTATTGATGGCTTAGGGAAGAGGATGAACCATCATCAATTCCGCTCTGTGTTTTGCTATAGGCTCACGGTACCTCTGTTCTCTGAAGGTAGTCTATGCCTGAGTTGCAATGCTCCTAGGATGAACCAATGGGATGATCATGTTGTCCATTGTTCTAGTGAACTGGGTGTTAAGTTCAGGCATAATTTGGTGCGTGATATTCTTGTTTATATTTGCTCCAAAGTTGGGATCGTGGTGCGTAAGGATGATCTAATGGTGGTGCATAAGGATGCTCTAATGTGTTTCCTCTCGGAGGTTGGGAAGGATCTAAGACCTGCAGACATTTTACTATTTAATTGGTTTAAGGGGAAAGATGCATGTTTGGATGTGACAGGCATCTCACCCTTTGCTGGTATGGGTGTGAGTTCTAGGGTTCCTGGGGCGGCATTACACAATGTTgtggagaagaaaaagaagtatGCATCCAAATGTGAGTAAAACGGATACAAGTTCATCACATTTTCTTTCTTTACGTTCGAAGAATTAGATAAGTAGACCTCGGACACACTTTCGCGTATCAAATCGTTCTCTATTAGTCACTCTAACGATCTTAAGAGTGGTGTACTTATCTTTCAAAGATTGAGTTTTTGTATTCAGAAAGGATTAtagtatgtgtgtgtgtgtaggGGGGGGGGAGGAAATTGCATATTAGATTATTAAATGAATATGTACATGATTTATTAACTATGTATTAACTTTAACGGATAAATATTTCggttaaatattttataaaatgatGGTCGTATAATAATTGTAGAATATTCGTATATGCACGAGacctaatataataataataataataataataaccttAATTTACAAAAGTAAATTGTTAAACTTTCGACTTATTTAGACTTAAATGTGTTGATAATGATCCCACTAGTGAGTAGTGAGTAGTGAGTAGTGAGTAGTGAGAATGttagaaaaataagccaaagtAAGGTTTAATTTGGAGCCGTCGTGATATTTGTGTAGCACTATAATCTACTCTGCTACTAatacacttttatttaaaaaaagttaaattcaTGTAATGATGGAACGAACTATTGTCTCATTAGGAGGCAACGTCCTCGAGCTTCGGTCCCCATTAAGGATTTAATCATTGTTAGACTACCTCACTTTGTGatcataatcaaataattaccACAACTTTTATACTCATTTGCGTGAAGGCTCAATAATATTTGCCTAATCCGTAAGGTGGATATCATGGTGGATATTGTTGAGGATTATTCAGTTATTTTAGTTGATAAAATATCATATGAGATATAGTTATATTATATGGCATTCATATGATATGAGATAGAAATTTATGAAACTTAGTAGTAAACTTATGAAGGATAGGATATCGAATTTGTAATAAAATATATAGAGGCGTCCCACGAATAATATGagacaataaaataataattctcTATAATTTATTAATGTATCAATAGTTCACGTAGCGGTGGATTAGAAAAGTAACCCACCTACGGAATTCATGGTTAATATAATACTTTCGCTGTGAATAATTGGTAGAAGATGAGTTTTTGTTGGACAAAACAATCGTACTTGGGATCAATTCCAATTCGAGTACAAATCTTAGTTTGGTTTGCTTCCAAAAATCGTAGAAGAATTTGAGATCGAAAAACCAATGACGGATTAAGCATGGTTTTTTTCTCAAGAGAAGCTGAAATGTGACACGTTCAAAAAGAATTGCGTTCCCGTTATGTACGATGTGATATTTGGTAAGTTGAAAAAAATGCGTTCTTATCgagagaatgaaaagaaagataAAAATTGTAGGTTTGAAAATAATGACGTTGctcgagtttttttttttattggagtCGACATCACTGAGTTGTGTATATCGACTTCAACAAAGAAGAAAAAGTTACAATTTATCCGATTAATCTGGCGGTGACGTAGAAAAtatttttaagttttcaatcgCAACGTTAGTGAAGCTGGCGTTACAATACAAGAAGGTGTTGAGGATAACTTTTTAGTtagtttagaaaaaaaaaaaaaaaattgatataggATAAGTGAACAAGAAACAGAAAAACTActacataacaaaaaaaaaaaaaaaaaaaaaacaggaaaTAAGAAATCTAATCAGGCTCCAGTGGGTGTAAAGTAGAAACGATCCCGTCCATAACAGCAGACTTGGCGCCCGTGTGAGCTTGGTGAACCTGCGCTCTCTCCACCTTGTATACGATGCATTTGTGAAACAACTTCCCCCGGTGAAGGATTTTGGAGATTGTCCAAGCCTGACTAATGTCTGAGTGGTCTCCATGCTGTAGAGTATTAACAAGGTTTGTAGAATTCGTGAGTACAGAGATGGAGGAAATTGAACGAGAAAGAGCCCATTCCATTCCATATAAACAAGCAAGAGCCTCAGCTTGCGAGGCTGAAAGAGCCATTCCAACTGCAGCACTTCCCCTATCGAAATCCCTCTGATTTGTAGCTGAAGACAGGGCCCACCCCATGCCTGCTCTGCGACACCTCTTCTTCCATGCTCCATACACCTGTAAATGGAACTCTGTCCTACCTTCATTTGTTCTGCCAATATTAACATGCAAAAAACCAGGAGGATAATCTTGCTCTGGAGAAAGTGAAACTGGTGATTCCGTACCAGTTAAATAAACCTGAAATTGATGGATTTCAACCCGAATATGAGAAAAAACCATTCTCACATTTCCTATATGAGCACGAAAAACTGTGTTGTTCCTTGTGATCCAAAGGCTCCATAAAGTTGCTATAAAATATGGGAGTCTTTGACCCTGTTTTCCATCCAGGTTGATAAACAACCGGATATAGTAGAGAAACCAATCTTGAAAAGAGAGATTCtcattaaaatttgaatggATATCCAACATTCCATTCTTCCAAACTTGTTGAGCTAACGGAGATAGTCTAAACAAGTGCTGCAAGTTCTCCTCTACCAATCATCACATTGGACAGTAACATCAACTAAGATACCTCGGGAACTTAAATTTGACTTGATAGCAATCGCCCCTACCATCAATTTCCAGATGAAAAATTTTCACTTTGGAGGAAGGTTAAGAGACCAGAGAAGTCTGTAGAAATCATGATGTAAATTCAGTTGGTCATCATGCTCTAGTTGTTGAAGATAAGCATAACCAGTCTTTATTGTAAATTTTCCTGACATATGATGAGGCCAGTAAAGGAAACCCAATTCTGGCGAGTCAGGAAGTTCTGTAGAGAGAATACTTCGAGCATCCTTTGCCTCAAAGTTGTTCCAAACTTTCCTAGAATCCCAACCAGTGAAATTAGGAGCCAAAAAATTACTAACCTTCCAAAACATCGCTTCAGAAAGTCGAACATTAGAGGAGAAAACATGTATTCTTCCTTCCACCCATTTATCTTTCCCAGCAATTATTCTTGAGCCTGAACCAACTTTCCAAGCGCAACCATTAACTTGCAAATTctcttctttcctaattccccTATAGCCCCAAGAATAATTACCTCGTAATGTAACAATTTTACATGTTGCCATAGGCAAAACTCCCCGAACATTATAAAGTTTAGCAAGTAAAAGTTGGGGATTATTATGAAGCCTCCAGGCCTGCTTCATTAAGAAAGAATTGTTAAGAGTAGAAATTTTCCTAACACTCAAACCACCCATTCCTTTAGGCAAGTGGAGAATTCCTTTTCGAACCCAATGCATGCCTTTTACACCATGATTTGCCCAGAAAAAACTAGCAATCATTTAGTCAATCTTATTCTCTATGCTTTGTGGAATTTCCAAACAATTCAGTATATGAGAAACCGTTGAAACAACCATGGAGTTGATAAGAATTAGTTCTGTTGCTGTGACAAAGAGATGGCATTCCAAGACGTTAAAAGATGAGCTACTCTATCAATAAGGAAATGAAAATGCGAGCTCTTCTTTCCAGTAGCATCTATAGGAACCCCTAAATGAGGTTGAAATTGGTTCACCTTAGGCATTCTCAAAACCAGTTTAAACCTTTCCTGGTCCTCTGAAGATGTGTTAGGGCTAAATTTTATAAAGGATTTCAGTAAATTCAGTTGCTGACCTGAAATACTACAGAAGTGCCCAAATATTGACAAAATATTTCCACAAGCTGAGTCTGtagctttgaaaaaaatcatcgCATCATCAGCAAAGAACAAGTGAGAAATGATTGGACCCCTCCTAAACATTTTGATACCCTGATATATCTTAATATCTTGCCCTAACCCTAACATACGACCCAAGATATCCATGCAGAATAAAAAAAGATATGGGGACAAAGGATCCCCCTGTCGAATCCCACATTTTGGGATGAAGTGTGGAGAAACCCTTCCGTTAACAAGAACTTTGTATGAAATAGTACTAATGCATTGTTCAATAAGTTTAATCCGCAAGGGAGGAAAACCATGAGAGCGTAATACCTTAAACATGAAGTCCCATTGAACCATGTCATAAGCTTTACTCATGTCCACTTAATTGCTGCCAGGTTAGAACCCGAGGACTTTCTCCTATCAATAAACGTAAGTACCTCATGGCTAAGCAGAGAATTTTCTGACATATATCTTCCCGGAATGAAAGCATGTTGAGATTCATCAATCAAGTTAGGCAGCACCACTTTAAGACGATTAGCTAAACACTTGGAAGCACATTTATAAATAGTGTTACACAAGCTAATCGGTCTCAACTGGCTAGCTTCTTCAGGAGTTGTAACCTTGGGAATCATGACCAATAAGGTTTGATTCCATTGTTTTAACAAAAAACCAGTAGAGAAAAAGTGTTGAATGCCATTGATGACCGCCTGCCCCACAATATTCCAAAGTTTTTTTGTAGAAATCCACAGAGATACCATCTGGACCTGGAGAAGTTAAACCTTTCATTGCACACATGGCATTTCTAATTTCAGAACATGAAAGTGGTCTAAGGAGATCCTGAGCTTCCAACTGAGAAAGGTGAGGAAGGGCCATTTCCCTCATAACATTATCAGTATCTAACTCAATGACAGTAGGAATATCTGATGAAAACACCGATCTCATATTCGAGACGAGAATATTTTCCACTTCATCTTGGCCTTCCTTCACCACTCCTACCTCATTACGTAATTTCATAATAGAATTCTTAACTTGACGTTTACGAACTCTCGAAAAAAGTAACTTAGAAGGACAATCACCCGTACAAATCCACGACTCCTTCATCCTTTGGgaccaaaattgaaattttaaattgGCATTACTTTGATTTTCTTCGATCTTTTCCATATAAACCCAACCAGAATGTCGGTCATGAACTTGTAAACCAGCCTATGCTACAGGTTCCAAAAAAATTTGCCAATTAATACCCCAACTTTTCTTATTCCCAAGACACCATCTGCGAATAAGATTTCGAACAACTCCTAACTTTCTAGATAAAGAGAACATGGGCGAACCTACAATTACCAGATTCCAAACTTCTTCCACAATAGAAGTGATCTCAAGAAAAAGTAAGCACCAAGTTTCTAGTTGATATGGCTATTTTCTTTAAACCAAGATGAGTGGTTTCAAAAGAATAGCAGCATGGTCAGAGATAAGAATTGGTTGATTCGCTATTCTACTATCTGGGAACTTGATAAACCAGTCTGTGGACATATATTCCCTATCCAATCTCTCTAAAATCAAATCAGGTTCATCTCGTTTATTTGACCAAGTGAAAGGAGGCCCGGAAAATAGGACCTCTGAAAGGTTGGAAGAAAGTCTCCACTGCATGAAATCTTCCCAACCTCTAATGGAAGAAGAACCCCCTAACTTGTCTGAATAAAGTTCCAATTGATTAAAATCTCTAATGACTAGACAAGTAGGAACACTAGCTAATAATTCCAGCATCTTAGACCAAACTGGAATTCTATCCTCTAAACAAGGAGCCCTATACACAAAGAGTACTACCATTTCACTAGTACTATCGACTACAATTTTACAAAGTACTAAGTTTTGAGAGGAAAAAATACAAAAGAATTCATACGGGCACCAACCTAATACAACTAATCCACCCTTAGAGCCAACTGAGTCAGTTCCACAAACAAAAGTCGGGTTACAACCCCTAACTGAGTGTTGAACATTAGACAAACTAGCCTTAGTTTCTAAAAGAAATATAAACATAGGatcaaaataatttttcaa encodes:
- the LOC130471672 gene encoding uncharacterized protein; the protein is MGGLSVRKISTLNNSFLMKQAWRLHNNPQLLLAKLYNVRGVLPMATCKIVTLRGNYSWGYRGIRKEENLQVNGCAWKVGSGSRIIAGKDKWVEGRIHVFSSNVRLSEAMFWKVSNFLAPNFTGWDSRKVWNNFEAKDARSILSTELPDSPELGFLYWPHHMSGKFTIKTGYAYLQQLEHDDQLNLHHDFYRLLWSLNLPPK